A single genomic interval of Panthera tigris isolate Pti1 chromosome E3, P.tigris_Pti1_mat1.1, whole genome shotgun sequence harbors:
- the GDE1 gene encoding glycerophosphodiester phosphodiesterase 1 isoform X2 — protein MHDNTVDRTTDGTGRLCDLTFEQIRKLNPAANHRLRNDFPDEKIPTLREAVAECLNYNLTIFFDVKGHANMATDALKKIYMEFPQLYNNSIVCSFLPEVIYKMRQTDQNVVTALTHRPWSLSHTGDGKPRYDTYWKQSMFVVMDILLDWSMHNILWYLCGISAFLIQKDFVSPDYLKKWSAKGIQVVAWTVNTFDEKSYYESHLGSSYITDSMLEDCASQF, from the exons ATGCATGATAACACAGTTGATAGGACGACCGATGGTACTGGTCGATTGTGTGACTTGACGTTTGAACAAATTAGGAAGCTTAATCCTGCAGCAAATCACAGGTTAAG GAatgatttccctgatgaaaagATCCCTACCCTGAGAGAAGCTGTTGCAGAGTGCCTAAACTATAACCTCACAATCTTCTTTGATGTCAAGGGCCATGCAAATATG GCTACTGATgctctaaagaaaatatatatggagtttcctcaactATACAATAATAGTATCGTCTGCTCTTTCTTGCCAGAAGTCATCTATAAG ATGAGACAAACAGATCAGAATGTAGTGACAGCTTTAACTCATAGACCTTGGAGCCTTAGCCATACAGGAGATGGGAAACCACGCTATGATACTTACTGGAAACAGTCCATGTTTGTGGTAATGGACATTTTGCTCGATTGGAGCATGCATAATATCTTGTGGTACCTGTGTGGAATTTCAGCTTTCCTCATACAAAAGGATTTTGTATCCCC GGACTACCTGAAGAAGTGGTCGGCTAAAGGCATTCAGGTTGTTGCTTGGACTGTTAATACCTTTGATGAAAAAAGTTACTACGAATCGCATCTTGGTTCCAGTTATATCACTGACAGCATGTTGGAAGACTGTGCATCTCAGTTCTAG
- the GDE1 gene encoding glycerophosphodiester phosphodiesterase 1 isoform X1 translates to MWLWEEQGGLLGPFSFLLLLLLLVTRSPFNACLFTGSLYLLLRLFSFEPVPSRRALQVLKPRDRVSAIAHRGGSHDAPENTLAAIRLAAKNGATGVELDIEFTSDGIPVLMHDNTVDRTTDGTGRLCDLTFEQIRKLNPAANHRLRNDFPDEKIPTLREAVAECLNYNLTIFFDVKGHANMATDALKKIYMEFPQLYNNSIVCSFLPEVIYKMRQTDQNVVTALTHRPWSLSHTGDGKPRYDTYWKQSMFVVMDILLDWSMHNILWYLCGISAFLIQKDFVSPDYLKKWSAKGIQVVAWTVNTFDEKSYYESHLGSSYITDSMLEDCASQF, encoded by the exons ATGTGGCTGTGGGAGGAACAGGGGGGCCTCCTGggccccttctccttcctgctaCTGCTGCTCCTGCTGGTAACGCGTAGTCCCTTCAATGCCTGCCTCTTCACCGGCAGCCTCTACCTCTTGCTGCGCCTGTTCAGCTTTGAGCCTGTGCCCTCCCGCAGAGCCCTGCAGGTGCTCAAGCCGCGGGACCGCGTTTCCGCCATCGCTCACCGCGGCGGCAGCCACGACGCGCCCGAGAACACGCTAGCGGCCATTCGGCTG GCAGCTAAGAATGGAGCAACAGGTGTGGAGTTGGACATTGAGTTTACTTCCGACGGGATTCCTGTCTTAATGCATGATAACACAGTTGATAGGACGACCGATGGTACTGGTCGATTGTGTGACTTGACGTTTGAACAAATTAGGAAGCTTAATCCTGCAGCAAATCACAGGTTAAG GAatgatttccctgatgaaaagATCCCTACCCTGAGAGAAGCTGTTGCAGAGTGCCTAAACTATAACCTCACAATCTTCTTTGATGTCAAGGGCCATGCAAATATG GCTACTGATgctctaaagaaaatatatatggagtttcctcaactATACAATAATAGTATCGTCTGCTCTTTCTTGCCAGAAGTCATCTATAAG ATGAGACAAACAGATCAGAATGTAGTGACAGCTTTAACTCATAGACCTTGGAGCCTTAGCCATACAGGAGATGGGAAACCACGCTATGATACTTACTGGAAACAGTCCATGTTTGTGGTAATGGACATTTTGCTCGATTGGAGCATGCATAATATCTTGTGGTACCTGTGTGGAATTTCAGCTTTCCTCATACAAAAGGATTTTGTATCCCC GGACTACCTGAAGAAGTGGTCGGCTAAAGGCATTCAGGTTGTTGCTTGGACTGTTAATACCTTTGATGAAAAAAGTTACTACGAATCGCATCTTGGTTCCAGTTATATCACTGACAGCATGTTGGAAGACTGTGCATCTCAGTTCTAG